In Patescibacteria group bacterium, a genomic segment contains:
- a CDS encoding GspE/PulE family protein has protein sequence MFTDPQLKKILLFNKILSEKEFAEVENESRKKDKKIENYLFEKKILNVNSLYDCAAKYYKVPFINLKDRAVRKDILTLLPEPLASAHRVVSFDANDKEIMIACLDPSDIQTFEFIKKKTGLEPKIHLTLPECIEDVLKAYHKSLKAEFGDIHDGKFLENEGDLKKMAADLPIVRVVDTLLEYAIYEEASDIHIEPEEKDLIVRYRIDGILNTVMTLPKELQAGINARIKVLSNLKVDEHRLPQDGRFKISNADYKISFRVSIIPTFDGEKIVLRLLNEKSQVLSLEQLGLQTRCLEMVKANLGKPQGMFLVTGPTGSGKTTTLYTVLNMLNKPEVNISTIEDPIEYRMPHINQSQVNPKIGFTFAMGLRAFLRQDPNIIMVGEIRDSETAEIAVHAAMTGHLVLSTLHTNDAITTLPRLSEMGVPNFLVASTVNLIIAQRLVRKICPNCIQSYNLTAEVIDDIKKQLNINNILQILEKEKVIADAKKGLESMLFYRGKGCVKCKNSGYKGRIGIYETLEVNDAVSNLLLKKADLTQIQEEAAKQGMLYMVEDGFIKAKNGITTIEEILRVTRE, from the coding sequence ATGTTTACAGACCCCCAGCTAAAAAAAATTCTCCTGTTCAATAAAATTTTATCGGAAAAAGAATTTGCCGAGGTGGAAAATGAATCCCGCAAAAAAGACAAAAAAATCGAAAACTACCTCTTTGAAAAAAAAATCCTAAACGTTAATTCGCTTTATGACTGCGCCGCTAAATATTATAAAGTCCCTTTTATCAATTTAAAAGACCGGGCGGTTAGAAAAGATATTTTAACTTTATTGCCCGAGCCGCTCGCTTCCGCCCACCGGGTTGTTTCCTTTGACGCCAATGATAAAGAGATTATGATTGCCTGCCTTGATCCGAGCGATATCCAGACGTTCGAATTTATTAAAAAGAAAACCGGACTGGAGCCGAAGATTCATCTCACCCTGCCGGAATGCATAGAGGATGTTCTAAAGGCTTACCACAAAAGCCTGAAAGCCGAATTCGGCGATATTCATGACGGGAAGTTTTTAGAAAACGAAGGCGATCTAAAAAAGATGGCGGCCGATTTGCCGATTGTCCGGGTGGTTGATACCCTTTTGGAATACGCGATTTACGAAGAAGCGTCCGATATCCATATCGAACCGGAAGAAAAGGATTTGATTGTCCGCTACCGGATCGACGGAATCTTAAATACGGTAATGACCCTACCTAAAGAATTGCAGGCCGGAATTAACGCGAGAATCAAGGTGCTTTCCAATCTTAAAGTAGATGAGCACCGCCTGCCCCAGGACGGCCGCTTTAAAATCTCAAACGCCGATTACAAAATTTCTTTCCGCGTTTCCATTATCCCGACTTTTGACGGGGAAAAAATCGTTTTGCGGCTGTTAAACGAAAAATCGCAGGTCTTATCTTTAGAACAGCTTGGATTGCAGACCCGCTGTCTGGAGATGGTAAAAGCCAATCTGGGAAAGCCCCAGGGCATGTTTTTAGTAACCGGGCCGACCGGCTCGGGAAAAACCACTACCCTGTACACCGTCCTAAACATGTTAAACAAGCCGGAAGTGAATATTTCCACGATTGAAGACCCGATTGAATACCGGATGCCGCACATTAACCAATCGCAGGTCAACCCTAAAATCGGATTTACTTTTGCCATGGGTTTGCGCGCGTTTTTGCGCCAGGATCCCAATATTATTATGGTCGGCGAAATCCGCGATTCTGAAACCGCCGAAATCGCGGTCCATGCCGCTATGACCGGCCACTTAGTCTTATCCACCCTGCATACCAATGATGCTATCACTACCCTGCCCCGGCTTTCAGAAATGGGAGTGCCGAATTTCCTGGTTGCTTCGACCGTAAATCTGATTATCGCCCAGCGCCTCGTCCGAAAGATTTGCCCGAACTGCATCCAAAGCTATAACCTTACCGCGGAAGTGATTGATGACATAAAAAAACAGCTGAACATAAATAATATTCTGCAGATACTGGAAAAGGAAAAAGTAATCGCTGACGCTAAAAAAGGGCTTGAGTCCATGCTCTTTTATCGCGGCAAAGGCTGCGTTAAATGCAAGAATTCGGGGTACAAAGGCCGGATCGGGATTTATGAAACGCTGGAGGTTAACGACGCGGTTTCCAACCTGCTTTTGAAAAAAGCCGATCTAACGCAAATTCAGGAAGAGGCGGCAAAGCAAGGCATGCTTTATATGGTTGAAGACGGCTTTATAAAAGCTAAAAACGGCATTACGACTATCGAAGAAATTTTGCGGGTAACCCGCGAATAA
- the pilM gene encoding type IV pilus assembly protein PilM yields the protein MFFAPKVIYPIGLDISDLSIKLIQLTKIRDKIKISAVGCARLQPGIIEKGEIIKEDILEKEILKLLASPQYGKVESDEVIACLPETQTFIKLIDVEKKKNLDEPIKEEIEKHIPIPIEELYFDYQVIEEKITEASVLIGAAPKKVVDKFTSLLDKINLSVIALEIEPISICRALLLEEGRKNKGKHEKNYCLLDIGAKRASLTVYSKNSILFSMSLPISGEEITDTIEKKIKLNREQAEKAKIICGLDKEKAEGAVKAILAEHMGKLLSRIKESLDFYLMHYAEYGPIDKIILCGGGGNIRDLPAYLSEELKIDAIVGDPFVNIGGDKEKYGGAFLEKFNIDAKKTKGKEPVRSKSLMQGKELTYTTAIGLGLREVFIDEM from the coding sequence ATGTTTTTTGCCCCAAAAGTAATTTATCCGATCGGATTAGACATATCCGATCTTTCTATAAAATTGATTCAGCTGACAAAAATCCGGGATAAAATAAAAATTAGCGCCGTAGGCTGCGCCAGGCTCCAGCCGGGAATTATCGAGAAAGGGGAAATTATAAAAGAAGACATATTGGAAAAGGAAATTTTAAAGCTTTTAGCTTCGCCCCAGTACGGGAAAGTTGAATCAGACGAAGTTATCGCTTGCCTGCCGGAAACCCAGACTTTCATCAAGCTAATTGACGTAGAAAAAAAGAAAAATCTTGATGAGCCGATTAAAGAGGAAATAGAGAAGCACATTCCTATTCCTATAGAAGAGCTGTATTTTGACTATCAGGTTATCGAAGAAAAAATAACTGAAGCCTCGGTATTAATCGGCGCGGCGCCGAAGAAAGTCGTTGATAAATTCACTTCCCTTTTGGATAAAATCAACCTTTCAGTCATTGCCCTGGAAATTGAGCCGATAAGCATATGCCGGGCGCTATTATTGGAAGAGGGGCGGAAAAACAAAGGCAAACATGAAAAAAACTACTGCCTTTTGGACATTGGAGCAAAAAGGGCCAGCCTTACCGTCTATTCAAAAAATTCCATACTTTTTTCCATGAGCCTCCCTATCTCCGGCGAGGAAATAACCGATACCATCGAGAAAAAAATAAAACTTAACCGCGAACAGGCCGAAAAGGCCAAGATTATCTGCGGTTTGGACAAAGAAAAGGCCGAAGGCGCCGTAAAAGCCATATTAGCGGAACACATGGGAAAGCTTTTATCGAGAATAAAAGAATCGCTCGATTTTTACTTGATGCATTATGCCGAATACGGCCCAATCGATAAAATCATCCTGTGCGGCGGCGGCGGCAATATAAGAGATTTGCCCGCCTATTTGTCAGAGGAATTAAAAATTGATGCTATTGTCGGCGATCCTTTCGTTAATATCGGAGGGGATAAGGAAAAATACGGAGGCGCTTTTTTAGAAAAATTTAATATTGACGCGAAAAAAACCAAGGGAAAAGAACCGGTCCGGAGTAAATCCCTTATGCAGGGAAAAGAACTTACCTATACGACGGCTATCGGCCTTGGCCTAAGGGAGGTTTTTATTGACGAGATGTAA
- the ftsW gene encoding putative lipid II flippase FtsW, whose amino-acid sequence MPIFRNKNDFAKPDGRFQGDKVFLILVGILTLFGLVSLMSASSASSYLKYGDSYYIVKHQLEGIFLGVVVFLIAAKVSYGYWKKNAHLMLIFSILLLLLVFVPGLSARWGSARSWINVFGFSLQPSEFVKISFLLYLAAWLEKRQGKLKNIQEGILPFLIVMGVIAFLMILQPDIGTLSIIGASSLIVYFVAGGRTRHIATIMLVAAVCLFGLLQVKEYQRNRFRCLLNPQYDTQNVCYQTNQALIAVGSGGFFGRGLGASRQKFSYLPEPTGDSIFAIISEETGFIFSVSLVLMYLAIFYRGFKISINAPDGYGKILGLGLTSWLIIQAFVNIGGIINLIPMTGVPLPFVSYGGSSIMAAMGAAGIIYNISKYSRPA is encoded by the coding sequence ATGCCAATATTTCGAAATAAAAACGACTTCGCAAAGCCGGACGGCCGCTTTCAGGGCGACAAAGTTTTTTTAATTTTGGTTGGCATTCTTACGCTATTCGGCCTGGTTTCTTTAATGAGCGCGTCTTCCGCCTCGTCTTATTTAAAATACGGAGACAGCTATTATATTGTCAAACATCAGTTAGAGGGGATTTTTTTGGGCGTTGTTGTTTTTTTAATTGCCGCCAAGGTGAGCTACGGCTACTGGAAAAAGAATGCGCACTTAATGCTGATTTTTTCCATCCTTCTCCTCCTGCTCGTTTTTGTCCCCGGGCTCTCGGCCCGCTGGGGCTCGGCCCGGAGCTGGATTAATGTTTTTGGTTTTTCGCTCCAGCCCTCCGAATTCGTAAAAATTTCATTCTTATTATATCTGGCCGCCTGGCTGGAAAAAAGACAGGGCAAGCTAAAAAATATCCAGGAAGGAATTTTGCCTTTTCTTATCGTCATGGGGGTTATCGCGTTTTTGATGATCCTTCAGCCGGACATCGGAACCCTCTCCATAATCGGCGCGAGCTCTCTTATAGTCTATTTTGTCGCGGGCGGGCGAACCCGGCACATCGCGACTATAATGCTTGTGGCGGCGGTTTGCTTGTTTGGCTTATTGCAGGTAAAAGAGTATCAAAGGAATCGCTTCCGCTGCCTTTTAAATCCCCAATACGATACCCAGAACGTCTGCTACCAAACTAACCAGGCGCTGATTGCCGTCGGTTCCGGCGGATTCTTCGGCCGGGGTCTCGGCGCTTCCAGGCAAAAATTTTCCTATTTACCCGAGCCGACCGGCGATTCAATCTTTGCCATTATTAGCGAAGAGACCGGATTTATTTTTAGCGTTTCGCTGGTTTTGATGTATTTGGCAATATTTTACCGCGGTTTTAAAATCTCGATTAACGCGCCGGACGGGTACGGAAAAATTTTGGGCCTGGGTTTAACAAGCTGGCTAATCATCCAGGCTTTTGTTAATATCGGAGGAATTATTAATTTAATTCCCATGACCGGCGTCCCTTTGCCGTTTGTAAGCTACGGCGGGTCATCGATTATGGCGGCCATGGGCGCCGCTGGCATAATTTATAACATCAGCAAATACTCAAGGCCGGCTTAA
- the mraY gene encoding phospho-N-acetylmuramoyl-pentapeptide-transferase produces MSDFQIIRALFFSSFAFIFTIAWTPLFTHFVYKYRLGKQIRNDGSTPIFSRLHAHKSGTPTMGGILVWVTTLLFGLGFFYLAKLWPQNLFARLNFLSRSETWLPLGCLVSSAAVGLFDDYLDVRRRGYKNRGIKFSHKLAIYAVIALVGALWFYFKLSWDIVHVPFLGTYALGGFYIIFFIAVVVGTAFAVNQTDGLDGLAGGILLSSFTTYSIIAFIMGKYDLAVFCAVIVGALLAFLWFNINPARFIMGDTGSISLGITLALVAIYTNTVFILPFVGLVFVIEAASTIIQILSKKLRGGKKVFISSPFHHHLEALGWSEPKIVMRFWVIGWVSAAIGLIIFVLDKQF; encoded by the coding sequence ATGTCTGACTTCCAAATTATCCGGGCGCTTTTTTTCAGTTCATTCGCTTTTATTTTTACTATCGCCTGGACCCCGCTCTTTACTCATTTTGTCTACAAATACCGGCTGGGGAAGCAAATCCGGAACGACGGCTCGACGCCGATTTTTTCCCGGCTCCATGCCCATAAATCCGGCACTCCGACTATGGGCGGGATTTTAGTCTGGGTAACGACGCTCCTATTCGGCTTAGGCTTTTTTTATTTGGCCAAGCTATGGCCGCAAAATTTATTCGCCAGACTGAATTTCCTTTCCCGGTCGGAAACCTGGCTGCCTTTAGGCTGTCTTGTTTCTTCCGCGGCGGTCGGCTTATTCGATGACTATCTTGATGTGCGGCGGCGGGGCTATAAAAACCGGGGAATTAAATTCAGCCACAAACTGGCGATCTACGCGGTTATCGCCTTGGTCGGCGCGCTTTGGTTTTACTTTAAGCTAAGCTGGGACATCGTCCATGTTCCGTTTTTAGGAACTTATGCCTTAGGCGGATTTTACATTATTTTTTTCATCGCCGTTGTAGTCGGGACCGCTTTTGCCGTTAACCAAACCGACGGGCTAGACGGGCTGGCCGGCGGCATATTATTAAGCTCTTTTACCACTTACTCAATTATCGCGTTTATCATGGGCAAATACGACTTGGCGGTTTTTTGCGCCGTAATCGTCGGCGCGCTCTTGGCCTTTTTATGGTTTAACATCAACCCGGCCCGCTTTATTATGGGCGATACCGGATCAATTTCCTTGGGTATTACTTTAGCTTTGGTGGCCATATATACCAACACGGTTTTCATCCTGCCGTTTGTGGGGCTGGTTTTTGTCATCGAAGCCGCCTCAACTATAATCCAAATTCTTTCCAAAAAATTAAGGGGCGGAAAAAAAGTATTTATATCCTCTCCGTTCCACCACCACCTTGAAGCCCTGGGGTGGAGCGAGCCGAAAATCGTCATGCGCTTTTGGGTGATTGGCTGGGTTTCAGCCGCCATCGGCCTGATAATTTTTGTTCTGGACAAGCAATTTTAG
- a CDS encoding glycosyltransferase, which yields MKIAIVHDHLGFRGGGERTVLLLALRLNADFITAYAHPDTFSEYQKKLGPRLAPLSNKIIGVRVVRFFWLRYLFWNNRELFKKYDLLIASGQTATEAVANYAKKTAVKIVYTHSTPRRVFDQYELSRNMYPMYLRPAYAAFARFWKWLYLRAVKKFDINIANSENVRKRIIAHTGGDASCVIWPPILTAEFKWRGQGDYFLSWGRVDEAKRVELIVKAFKKMPEQKLIVASGGPRLEIVKKIAEGAPNITVLGWIDDEKLKELAGRCRAAVYIPIDEDAGITHLEANAAGKPYLGVREGGLVESTVDGETGILIKADPGEEDVIKAVKTMTSEWCQSRRKICEDHAKKYDAEVFMRRLEKVVSDNNPERPVLGVDASRSENPKYPGEGRRTGVEVYSKNLIDCLIPAAKKAGIRLRLYAPYTLKNLPSEIQKVIPAKRNWTRRALAGELKYSPPDYFFTPAYYIPKNAPKNSFAAIHDVIFKSNPKKYSFFERLAQSYALNRNLKRAKKIISISEYSKSEIIKWCSVPLDRIAVIPMAYTPKKNLSRNKKRKNQIIFIGRLEKKKSIDILIKAFYEFKKGHAGWNLVLAGKPGYGYDGLLALISRLNLQNQITLTGYLEEEKKWRLLAESAILVHPSADEGSSITLFEAWDARTPAIVADIPVMRENGKDAALFFAPGNKNDLADKMSSLCGNDNMRSSLIEKGTASLYDLSWTKAAEDILGIILK from the coding sequence ATGAAGATCGCTATAGTACACGACCATCTGGGTTTTCGCGGCGGCGGAGAAAGAACAGTCTTGCTTCTCGCTCTGCGCCTTAACGCGGACTTTATTACGGCCTACGCCCATCCGGATACTTTTTCCGAATATCAAAAAAAATTGGGCCCGCGCCTTGCCCCGCTCTCAAATAAAATTATCGGGGTGCGGGTTGTCCGCTTTTTTTGGCTGCGTTATTTATTTTGGAATAACAGGGAATTGTTTAAAAAATACGATTTATTGATTGCTTCAGGCCAAACCGCTACGGAAGCGGTAGCCAATTACGCGAAAAAAACCGCGGTAAAAATCGTCTACACTCATTCGACTCCGCGCCGCGTTTTTGATCAATACGAATTATCCCGGAACATGTATCCCATGTATCTCCGTCCGGCTTACGCGGCCTTTGCCCGCTTTTGGAAATGGCTTTATTTAAGGGCCGTAAAAAAATTCGACATCAACATCGCCAATTCGGAAAATGTGCGGAAAAGAATAATCGCCCATACCGGAGGCGATGCCAGCTGTGTCATTTGGCCGCCGATTCTAACCGCTGAATTTAAGTGGCGGGGGCAAGGGGATTACTTTTTATCCTGGGGAAGGGTGGATGAGGCGAAAAGAGTAGAGTTGATAGTCAAAGCTTTTAAGAAGATGCCGGAACAAAAATTAATAGTCGCATCCGGCGGGCCGCGTTTAGAAATTGTCAAAAAAATTGCCGAAGGCGCGCCGAATATCACCGTCCTTGGCTGGATAGACGACGAAAAGCTCAAAGAACTGGCCGGCCGCTGCCGGGCGGCGGTTTACATTCCGATAGACGAGGACGCGGGGATTACGCATCTGGAAGCTAATGCGGCCGGGAAACCTTATTTAGGAGTCCGCGAAGGCGGCCTGGTCGAATCGACTGTTGACGGCGAGACGGGAATTTTAATTAAGGCCGATCCGGGCGAAGAGGATGTAATTAAGGCGGTCAAAACCATGACGAGCGAATGGTGCCAGTCCCGCCGCAAGATATGCGAAGACCACGCGAAAAAATACGACGCCGAAGTCTTTATGCGAAGATTGGAAAAAGTTGTTTCCGACAATAACCCCGAGCGGCCGGTTTTAGGAGTTGACGCCTCGCGTTCGGAAAATCCTAAATATCCCGGGGAGGGGAGGCGTACCGGAGTTGAAGTATATTCGAAAAATTTAATCGACTGCCTGATTCCGGCGGCAAAAAAAGCCGGAATCCGCCTGCGCCTATACGCACCGTATACGTTGAAGAATTTACCGTCAGAAATCCAAAAAGTCATTCCGGCTAAAAGAAATTGGACCAGGCGCGCGCTGGCCGGCGAACTAAAATATTCTCCGCCGGATTATTTTTTTACTCCAGCCTATTATATCCCGAAAAACGCTCCGAAAAACAGCTTTGCCGCGATTCATGACGTAATTTTTAAATCCAATCCGAAAAAATACTCATTTTTCGAAAGGCTCGCCCAAAGCTACGCGCTGAACCGGAATTTAAAAAGGGCGAAAAAAATAATCTCTATTTCCGAGTATTCAAAAAGCGAAATTATTAAGTGGTGCTCTGTGCCGCTGGACAGGATTGCCGTCATTCCTATGGCCTACACCCCAAAAAAAAATTTAAGCCGGAATAAAAAAAGAAAAAATCAGATAATTTTTATAGGGCGCCTTGAAAAAAAGAAATCCATCGACATCTTAATTAAGGCCTTTTATGAATTTAAAAAAGGCCATGCCGGCTGGAATTTAGTTTTAGCCGGCAAACCGGGTTATGGATATGATGGCCTTTTAGCGCTTATATCCCGGCTTAACCTGCAAAATCAAATAACTTTAACCGGTTACTTAGAGGAAGAAAAAAAGTGGCGGCTATTGGCCGAATCGGCCATACTCGTCCATCCTAGCGCCGATGAAGGATCTTCAATTACGCTTTTTGAAGCTTGGGACGCAAGAACGCCGGCCATTGTTGCCGATATTCCCGTAATGCGCGAGAACGGAAAAGACGCGGCTTTGTTTTTCGCGCCGGGTAATAAAAATGACTTAGCCGATAAGATGTCTAGTTTATGCGGTAATGACAACATGCGCTCCAGCCTGATAGAAAAGGGAACAGCCAGCCTTTATGATTTATCGTGGACGAAGGCAGCCGAAGATATCCTTGGAATTATTTTAAAATGA
- a CDS encoding type II secretion system protein — protein sequence MRIPEKGFTILEITVSMFLFTFVIILVGSSFIIAQKAYNKGATENELTQNIRVCLDRITREVRQSVQIITLLPAVATDPENPPSNEIIFQDGHNISQITYLRYYIDGSNIKRKHYAFYFDDDPAVYVTHNSTDAYGNPPSEISLSDDIIGEYAEDMKFWGTDGHIFLSLSLTKNQKTIKIDTSIYSRNE from the coding sequence ATGCGCATCCCGGAAAAAGGATTTACAATTCTGGAAATTACGGTCTCAATGTTTCTTTTTACTTTCGTAATTATCCTGGTCGGCTCAAGCTTTATAATAGCCCAAAAAGCCTATAATAAAGGAGCTACGGAAAATGAGCTGACTCAAAATATCCGCGTCTGCCTTGACCGGATTACCCGGGAAGTCCGCCAATCGGTGCAGATTATAACCCTCCTTCCGGCGGTTGCTACCGACCCGGAAAACCCGCCTTCTAACGAAATTATCTTCCAGGACGGCCACAACATCTCGCAAATTACCTATCTTCGCTATTATATCGACGGCTCGAATATAAAGCGCAAGCATTATGCTTTTTATTTTGATGATGACCCGGCGGTTTACGTAACTCATAACAGCACCGACGCTTATGGCAACCCGCCCAGCGAAATATCCCTTTCTGATGATATTATCGGGGAATACGCCGAGGATATGAAGTTTTGGGGGACGGACGGGCATATTTTTTTATCTCTTTCCCTAACCAAAAACCAAAAAACCATAAAAATCGATACCAGCATTTACAGCCGCAATGAGTGA
- a CDS encoding type II secretion system F family protein, with protein MAVTLKNVKTEPENPPKESAGQKVNNFLLKISSVPGKEKLFFLRNLGVMLKAGIPLSSALKTLSAQTTNKKFKNILTEVSLKVEKGLSFHESLEPYKNIFGELFINMIEAGEVSGKLEEVLGQIYIQSKRSYELKSKVRSALAYPVIVLIAMGGIGSFMIIFIVPKITDMFSSFNAELPLPTRILIAVSNGIVKNGVLSAIIFVAVVAGLVLGLRTRRGKYLFQYLILRLPTVAPIVKKVNLANFSRTLSSLLKTDIMIIKSFQIAASVTGNLYYRDALNQISEKIRKGGKISDTLSSYGALFPPLVTQMVAVGEETGELDSILEELAQFYEEEVFQIMETLPSLIEPILILVLGCGIGAMAVAIIAPMYSLTSAV; from the coding sequence ATGGCAGTTACACTAAAAAACGTTAAGACCGAGCCGGAAAATCCGCCAAAAGAAAGCGCCGGCCAGAAGGTCAACAATTTCCTTTTAAAAATCTCCTCGGTTCCGGGAAAGGAAAAATTATTTTTTCTCCGCAACCTGGGCGTGATGCTGAAGGCCGGTATTCCCCTCTCTTCGGCCCTAAAAACTTTATCCGCCCAGACGACTAACAAAAAATTTAAAAATATTTTAACCGAGGTTTCCTTAAAAGTGGAAAAAGGCTTAAGCTTCCATGAAAGCCTCGAGCCTTATAAAAATATTTTCGGCGAGCTTTTTATTAACATGATTGAAGCCGGAGAAGTATCGGGAAAACTGGAAGAAGTTTTGGGGCAAATTTATATCCAATCGAAAAGGAGTTATGAGCTAAAGTCAAAAGTTAGAAGCGCCCTGGCTTATCCGGTAATAGTTTTAATCGCTATGGGCGGGATTGGATCATTCATGATTATTTTCATAGTCCCGAAAATTACTGATATGTTTTCCAGTTTTAACGCCGAGCTTCCCCTGCCGACAAGAATATTAATCGCTGTTTCAAACGGCATCGTTAAGAACGGCGTATTAAGCGCCATAATTTTCGTGGCCGTAGTAGCGGGATTGGTGCTGGGGTTAAGAACCAGGCGGGGAAAATATTTATTCCAGTATCTGATTCTGCGCCTGCCGACGGTAGCCCCAATCGTAAAAAAAGTAAATCTGGCCAATTTTTCAAGAACTTTAAGCTCGCTTTTAAAAACTGACATAATGATAATTAAATCCTTCCAAATCGCCGCCAGCGTAACCGGCAACCTGTATTACCGCGACGCCTTAAACCAAATAAGCGAGAAAATCAGAAAAGGCGGAAAAATAAGCGACACTTTGTCCAGCTATGGCGCTTTGTTCCCGCCGCTCGTTACGCAGATGGTCGCGGTCGGCGAAGAAACCGGAGAACTGGACAGTATTTTGGAAGAACTGGCCCAATTCTACGAAGAAGAAGTGTTCCAAATTATGGAGACTCTCCCCTCTTTAATCGAACCGATTTTAATTTTGGTCCTCGGTTGCGGAATCGGCGCTATGGCCGTTGCTATAATCGCGCCGATGTATAGTTTGACTTCCGCCGTATGA
- a CDS encoding type II secretion system protein yields the protein MSNSLIKGQKGISLIEIMVSILIISIAFAGLMQAFPLGLSINRESENATLAAFLAQTKLEELFSADYDDIAAGTIEAKHSLSSDPNDYLSGYQRQTVVSLVDGDLNSSAADVGLKKAIVTVFYQDAIFKKEKSYFITSLISKK from the coding sequence ATGTCGAACTCTCTAATTAAAGGCCAAAAAGGAATTTCTTTAATCGAAATAATGGTATCGATTTTAATTATTTCGATAGCTTTTGCCGGCTTGATGCAGGCCTTCCCTTTAGGCTTGTCGATTAACCGCGAATCGGAGAACGCGACTTTAGCCGCTTTTTTAGCCCAGACTAAATTGGAAGAGCTTTTTTCAGCTGATTATGACGATATTGCCGCCGGAACCATAGAGGCTAAGCATAGCCTGTCTTCCGATCCTAATGATTATTTATCCGGCTATCAGCGCCAGACAGTCGTTTCTTTAGTTGACGGGGATTTGAATTCTTCGGCGGCTGACGTCGGGCTAAAAAAAGCGATAGTCACGGTCTTCTACCAGGACGCGATTTTCAAAAAAGAGAAGAGCTATTTTATCACTTCCCTAATCTCAAAGAAATAA
- a CDS encoding GspH/FimT family pseudopilin: MKYGNFFSSRRRAFTVYEILIVIGIIVLLSAITIPYINKFQPNLKLNAAARGLTADLRYAQQLTITEQVLHLVSLDIASGSYSLLRVDAATTTVKSVDLPLSVSFNAASTTVSQVRFNSYGGVVSGSVGQIFLTNTNSKNQLINIKPSGYVELSN; this comes from the coding sequence ATGAAATATGGTAATTTTTTTTCAAGTCGCCGGCGCGCGTTTACTGTTTATGAAATTTTAATTGTTATCGGCATTATTGTTCTTTTGTCGGCGATTACGATACCTTATATAAATAAGTTCCAGCCAAATCTAAAATTAAACGCGGCGGCAAGGGGCTTAACCGCCGATCTGCGCTATGCCCAGCAATTAACTATTACCGAGCAGGTACTCCATCTAGTGAGCTTAGACATTGCCAGCGGCTCCTACAGCCTGTTAAGAGTTGATGCCGCCACCACTACGGTGAAAAGCGTCGACTTGCCGCTAAGCGTAAGCTTTAACGCGGCCAGCACGACGGTTTCCCAGGTCCGGTTCAATTCATACGGAGGAGTAGTTTCCGGCTCGGTCGGTCAGATATTCCTAACCAACACGAACAGTAAAAACCAATTAATCAATATCAAGCCGTCCGGTTATGTCGAACTCTCTAATTAA